Proteins found in one Diorhabda sublineata isolate icDioSubl1.1 chromosome 9, icDioSubl1.1, whole genome shotgun sequence genomic segment:
- the LOC130449039 gene encoding mucin-5AC-like isoform X1 produces MAKNLIVLICVLAATEAYPTSPELITEPKPGEEYVFVQSVSDDAKPITRNEKPLREYKQFETAHKLPPSLTYTLEEDDKNYTGVKQKREAPSKSPVPAPAPPGATKIDVKALLAKYQSSGLEVTSTTEKSLNRRGGGGRVKKSVTTPSPVLTTGKSAPKPVVDDVALFGAASDNTRSRIQIKKGPNGQEYEYEYVYYYYDEDDPKDKPITNAHDGPARNRIPTRGDKQKQVAETNEILPSRGSGKRGKQLGEEETVDDERLPANTRFPPRSRNLNTTPLPEEELKPAAGAGAVTRGRGRGRPSGGEATSTDTDNVSDEIQGNRGRTRANVHRPSLDLVDSDSFNGGANQGKPSFPQELPEGPVRFLGAIPNERIEIDRTTAEPVSKPNMRTSTEEDEEKRESVEDSTVTKDFTATILDTTTTVMSPMDKVALDLYAISQGTQKLFGEDGEEAAASTEQTTDEISTEAETTSTTTTTTTTTTTTTTTTTTTTPPPPPTTEAVTNFGRSKFGAGRRNLNGRKTTATTTTTETPVSEPKKSKFGRPSFGSRSRTRTTAPPAAEEPFKDEAKPVSQSRPTVSRSRFGASKSRSRTTTPPSEEPKEESPSTSAPTRASLPRSRPNLRSRSRTTAAPSTESDDNKDETSASTVEASSTTRPRRINAGAGIRPLRPGARINIGGGRGRTTTSTTEAPAPQEDEVTGEEEPETREQETKQEEAQAPVDNSPLGRLRNKNRISVQPRQKTAASAPVQVRRINPLLGRKRLGQSTEAPSSEAPQESPATEASSKPEEEETEASPPSSSTTTEEPKGLNRLLAGRRRLPPRTPGSKA; encoded by the exons ATTGATCTGCGTATTGGCGGCAACCGAAGCTTATCCCACGTCACCGGAATTGATAACCGAACCGAAACCAGGCGAAGAATACGTCTTCGTCCAATCGGTTAGCGATGACGCGAAACCGATAACACGAAACGAAAAACCTCTGCGAGAATACAAACAATTCGAAACCGCTCACAAATTACCACCTTCCCTAACCTATACCCTGGAGGAAGACGACAAAAACTACACCGGGGTAAAACAGAAAAGGGAAGCGCCAAGTAAATCCCCGGTTCCGGCTCCGGCGCCTCCCGGTGCAACGAAAATCGACGTAAAGGCTTTATTAGCTAA GTATCAATCTTCGGGGTTGGAAGTCACCTCGACGACCGAAAAGTCGTTGAATCGAAGAGGCGGCGGCGGAAGAGTGAAAAAATCCGTAACCACCCCGAGTCCCGTACTCACAACGGGAAAATCGGCCCCGAAGCCCGTCGTGGACGACGTGGCGCTCTTCGGAGCCGCCAGCGACAACACCAGATCCAGaatccaaattaaaaaaggacCGAACGGTCAAGAATACGAATACGAAtacgtttattattattacgacgAGGACGATCCCAAAGATAAGCCC ATAACCAATGCCCACGACGGTCCGGCGAGGAACCGAATACCGACGCGCGGGGATAAACAGAAACAAGTCGCCGAAACCAACGAAATTCTCCCGTCCAGAGGTAGCGGCAAACGTGGTAAACAATTGGGGGAAGAGGAGACGGTCGACGACGAACGATTACCGGCTAATACCAGATTTCCTCCGAG AAGTAGAAACTTGAACACCACACCCTTACCAGAAGAGGAACTAAAACCTGCCGCCGGAGCTGGAGCGGTAACTAGAGGTCGAGGAAGAGGAAGGCCGTCCGGAGGCGAGGCTACTTCCACCGATACAGATAATGTATCAGACGAAATACAG GGCAATAGAGGGCGCACGCGTGCAAACGTGCATCGTCCATCTTTGGATTTGGTCGATAGCGATAGTTTTAACGGAGGCGCCAATCAAGGCAAACCTTCGTTCCCGCAAGAACTACCAGAAGGGCCGGTACGTTTTTTGGGGGCCATACCCAACGAGCGCATCGAAATTGATCGaaca ACCGCGGAACCCGTTTCTAAACCTAATATGAGAACATCGACCGAGGAAGACGAAGAAAAACGAGAATCCGTCGAAGACAGTACCGTAACGAAAGATTTTACCGCGACGATTTTAGATACAACGACTACAGTTATGTCGCCTATGGATAAAGTGGCTTTAGATTTGTACGCGATATCCCAGGGAACGCAAAAACTCTTCGGAGAAGACGGAGAAGAAGCTGCCGCGTCGACTGAACAAACAACCGACGAAATTAGTACTG AAGCTGAAACTACTTCAACAACAACAACTACTACTACCActacgacgacgacgacgacgacaaCCACCACAACTACTCCTCCACCTCCACCAACAACCGAGGCGGTTACAAATTTCGGTAGAAGCAAATTCGGAGCCGGTAGACGTAATTTGAACGGGAGAAAAACAACCGCAACAACAACGACTACCGAAACACCAGTTTCAGAACCAAAAAAGAGCAAATTCGGCAGACCGAGTTTCGGATCTAGATCAAGAACGAGAACGACAGCGCCACCAGCCGCCGAGGAACCGTTTAAAGATGAAGCTAAACCGGTTAGCCAATCGAGG CCTACTGTGAGCCGGTCCCGATTCGGCGCTTCGAAATCGAGAAGCCGGACGACAACGCCTCCGTCAGAAGAACCCAAAGAAGAATCGCCGAGCACCTCCGCCCCAACTAGAGCTTCGCTACCAAGATCTCGTCCTAATTTGAGAAGCAGAAGTCGCACAACGGCAGCTCCCTCTACCGAAAGTGACGATAACAAAGACGAAACTTCCGCGTCTACAGTCGAAGCGAG tagTACAACAAGACCTCGAAGGATCAACGCTGGAGCTGGTATTAGACCTTTGAGACCCGGCGCAAGGATTAATATCGGTGGCGGTAGAGGTAGAACCACCACAAGTACCACCGAAGCACCAGCTCCACAAGAAGACGAAGTTACAGGAGAAGAAGAACCCGAAACTCGCGAACAAGAAACCAAG caagAAGAAGCGCAAGCGCCCGTCGACAATTCCCCATTGGGAAGATTGCGGAATAAAAATCGCATATCGGTGCAACCTCGACAGAAAACCGCCGCCAGTGCTCCAGTTCAAGTACGTAGAATAAATCCCCTACTGGGACGAAAACGTTTAGGTCAATCGACGGAAGCTCCGTCTAGTGAAGCTCCGCAAGAATCGCCGGCTACCGAAGCCTCTTCGAAAccggaagaagaagaaaccgAAGCTTCGCCTCCTAGTTCTAGTACGACAACAGAAGAACCGAAAGGGTTGAACAGATTGTTAGCCGGTAGAAGGAGGCTGCCACCGCGAACTCCCGGTAGTAAAGCCTAA
- the LOC130449039 gene encoding mucin-5AC-like isoform X2, with protein sequence MAKNLIVLICVLAATEAYPTSPELITEPKPGEEYVFVQSVSDDAKPITRNEKPLREYKQFETAHKLPPSLTYTLEEDDKNYTGVKQKREAPSKSPVPAPAPPGATKIDVKALLAKYQSSGLEVTSTTEKSLNRRGGGGRVKKSVTTPSPVLTTGKSAPKPVVDDVALFGAASDNTRSRIQIKKGPNGQEYEYEYVYYYYDEDDPKDKPITNAHDGPARNRIPTRGDKQKQVAETNEILPSRGSGKRGKQLGEEETVDDERLPANTRFPPRSRNLNTTPLPEEELKPAAGAGAVTRGRGRGRPSGGEATSTDTDNVSDEIQGNRGRTRANVHRPSLDLVDSDSFNGGANQGKPSFPQELPEGPTAEPVSKPNMRTSTEEDEEKRESVEDSTVTKDFTATILDTTTTVMSPMDKVALDLYAISQGTQKLFGEDGEEAAASTEQTTDEISTEAETTSTTTTTTTTTTTTTTTTTTTTPPPPPTTEAVTNFGRSKFGAGRRNLNGRKTTATTTTTETPVSEPKKSKFGRPSFGSRSRTRTTAPPAAEEPFKDEAKPVSQSRPTVSRSRFGASKSRSRTTTPPSEEPKEESPSTSAPTRASLPRSRPNLRSRSRTTAAPSTESDDNKDETSASTVEASSTTRPRRINAGAGIRPLRPGARINIGGGRGRTTTSTTEAPAPQEDEVTGEEEPETREQETKQEEAQAPVDNSPLGRLRNKNRISVQPRQKTAASAPVQVRRINPLLGRKRLGQSTEAPSSEAPQESPATEASSKPEEEETEASPPSSSTTTEEPKGLNRLLAGRRRLPPRTPGSKA encoded by the exons ATTGATCTGCGTATTGGCGGCAACCGAAGCTTATCCCACGTCACCGGAATTGATAACCGAACCGAAACCAGGCGAAGAATACGTCTTCGTCCAATCGGTTAGCGATGACGCGAAACCGATAACACGAAACGAAAAACCTCTGCGAGAATACAAACAATTCGAAACCGCTCACAAATTACCACCTTCCCTAACCTATACCCTGGAGGAAGACGACAAAAACTACACCGGGGTAAAACAGAAAAGGGAAGCGCCAAGTAAATCCCCGGTTCCGGCTCCGGCGCCTCCCGGTGCAACGAAAATCGACGTAAAGGCTTTATTAGCTAA GTATCAATCTTCGGGGTTGGAAGTCACCTCGACGACCGAAAAGTCGTTGAATCGAAGAGGCGGCGGCGGAAGAGTGAAAAAATCCGTAACCACCCCGAGTCCCGTACTCACAACGGGAAAATCGGCCCCGAAGCCCGTCGTGGACGACGTGGCGCTCTTCGGAGCCGCCAGCGACAACACCAGATCCAGaatccaaattaaaaaaggacCGAACGGTCAAGAATACGAATACGAAtacgtttattattattacgacgAGGACGATCCCAAAGATAAGCCC ATAACCAATGCCCACGACGGTCCGGCGAGGAACCGAATACCGACGCGCGGGGATAAACAGAAACAAGTCGCCGAAACCAACGAAATTCTCCCGTCCAGAGGTAGCGGCAAACGTGGTAAACAATTGGGGGAAGAGGAGACGGTCGACGACGAACGATTACCGGCTAATACCAGATTTCCTCCGAG AAGTAGAAACTTGAACACCACACCCTTACCAGAAGAGGAACTAAAACCTGCCGCCGGAGCTGGAGCGGTAACTAGAGGTCGAGGAAGAGGAAGGCCGTCCGGAGGCGAGGCTACTTCCACCGATACAGATAATGTATCAGACGAAATACAG GGCAATAGAGGGCGCACGCGTGCAAACGTGCATCGTCCATCTTTGGATTTGGTCGATAGCGATAGTTTTAACGGAGGCGCCAATCAAGGCAAACCTTCGTTCCCGCAAGAACTACCAGAAGGGCCG ACCGCGGAACCCGTTTCTAAACCTAATATGAGAACATCGACCGAGGAAGACGAAGAAAAACGAGAATCCGTCGAAGACAGTACCGTAACGAAAGATTTTACCGCGACGATTTTAGATACAACGACTACAGTTATGTCGCCTATGGATAAAGTGGCTTTAGATTTGTACGCGATATCCCAGGGAACGCAAAAACTCTTCGGAGAAGACGGAGAAGAAGCTGCCGCGTCGACTGAACAAACAACCGACGAAATTAGTACTG AAGCTGAAACTACTTCAACAACAACAACTACTACTACCActacgacgacgacgacgacgacaaCCACCACAACTACTCCTCCACCTCCACCAACAACCGAGGCGGTTACAAATTTCGGTAGAAGCAAATTCGGAGCCGGTAGACGTAATTTGAACGGGAGAAAAACAACCGCAACAACAACGACTACCGAAACACCAGTTTCAGAACCAAAAAAGAGCAAATTCGGCAGACCGAGTTTCGGATCTAGATCAAGAACGAGAACGACAGCGCCACCAGCCGCCGAGGAACCGTTTAAAGATGAAGCTAAACCGGTTAGCCAATCGAGG CCTACTGTGAGCCGGTCCCGATTCGGCGCTTCGAAATCGAGAAGCCGGACGACAACGCCTCCGTCAGAAGAACCCAAAGAAGAATCGCCGAGCACCTCCGCCCCAACTAGAGCTTCGCTACCAAGATCTCGTCCTAATTTGAGAAGCAGAAGTCGCACAACGGCAGCTCCCTCTACCGAAAGTGACGATAACAAAGACGAAACTTCCGCGTCTACAGTCGAAGCGAG tagTACAACAAGACCTCGAAGGATCAACGCTGGAGCTGGTATTAGACCTTTGAGACCCGGCGCAAGGATTAATATCGGTGGCGGTAGAGGTAGAACCACCACAAGTACCACCGAAGCACCAGCTCCACAAGAAGACGAAGTTACAGGAGAAGAAGAACCCGAAACTCGCGAACAAGAAACCAAG caagAAGAAGCGCAAGCGCCCGTCGACAATTCCCCATTGGGAAGATTGCGGAATAAAAATCGCATATCGGTGCAACCTCGACAGAAAACCGCCGCCAGTGCTCCAGTTCAAGTACGTAGAATAAATCCCCTACTGGGACGAAAACGTTTAGGTCAATCGACGGAAGCTCCGTCTAGTGAAGCTCCGCAAGAATCGCCGGCTACCGAAGCCTCTTCGAAAccggaagaagaagaaaccgAAGCTTCGCCTCCTAGTTCTAGTACGACAACAGAAGAACCGAAAGGGTTGAACAGATTGTTAGCCGGTAGAAGGAGGCTGCCACCGCGAACTCCCGGTAGTAAAGCCTAA